A part of Escherichia marmotae genomic DNA contains:
- the gltS gene encoding sodium/glutamate symporter, with protein MFHLDTLATLVAATLTLLLGRKLVHSVSFLKKYTIPEPVAGGLLVALALLVLKKSMGWEVNFDMSLRDPLMLAFFATIGLNANIASLRAGGRVVGIFLIVVVGLLVMQNAIGIGMASLLGLDPLMGLLAGSITLSGGHGTGAAWSKLFIERYGFTNATEVAMACATFGLVLGGLIGGPVARYLVKHSTTPNGIPDDQEVPTAFEKPDVGRMITSLVLIETIALIAICLTVGKIVAQLLAGTAFELPTFVCVLFVGVILSNGLSMLGFYRVFERAVSVLGNVSLSLFLAMALMGLKLWELASLALPMLAILVAQTIFMALYAIFVTWRMMGKNYDAAVLAAGHCGFGLGATPTAIANMQAITERFGPSHMAFLVVPMVGAFFIDIVNALVIKLYLMLPIFAG; from the coding sequence ATGTTTCATCTCGATACTTTAGCAACGCTTGTTGCCGCAACGCTGACGTTGCTGCTCGGGCGCAAGTTGGTCCATTCCGTCTCCTTTCTGAAAAAATACACCATACCAGAACCGGTTGCCGGAGGGTTGTTGGTGGCACTGGCTCTGCTGGTGTTGAAAAAAAGCATGGGCTGGGAAGTTAATTTTGATATGTCCTTGCGCGATCCATTAATGCTGGCTTTCTTCGCCACCATTGGCCTGAACGCCAATATTGCCAGCCTGCGTGCCGGTGGACGCGTAGTGGGGATTTTCCTCATTGTGGTTGTTGGTCTGTTGGTGATGCAAAATGCCATCGGCATTGGCATGGCTAGCCTGTTAGGGCTTGATCCGCTGATGGGGCTGTTGGCGGGGTCTATTACGCTTTCTGGCGGTCACGGGACCGGCGCAGCGTGGAGTAAATTGTTCATTGAACGTTATGGCTTCACCAACGCGACGGAAGTGGCGATGGCCTGTGCGACGTTTGGTCTGGTTCTGGGTGGACTGATTGGCGGCCCGGTGGCGCGTTACCTGGTGAAACACTCCACCACGCCGAACGGCATACCTGATGACCAGGAAGTCCCCACCGCATTTGAAAAGCCCGACGTAGGGCGCATGATCACCTCGCTGGTACTGATTGAAACTATCGCGCTGATTGCTATCTGTCTGACGGTAGGGAAAATCGTTGCGCAACTTTTGGCTGGCACCGCTTTTGAATTGCCAACCTTTGTTTGCGTGCTGTTTGTGGGCGTGATTCTGAGCAACGGCTTGTCAATGTTGGGCTTTTACCGCGTCTTTGAGCGCGCGGTATCCGTACTTGGTAACGTAAGCCTGTCGCTGTTCCTGGCGATGGCGTTGATGGGGCTGAAACTGTGGGAGCTGGCTTCGCTGGCGTTGCCGATGCTGGCGATTCTGGTCGCGCAAACCATCTTCATGGCGTTGTACGCTATCTTTGTCACCTGGCGCATGATGGGGAAAAACTACGATGCGGCGGTGCTGGCCGCGGGGCACTGTGGTTTTGGCCTTGGTGCAACGCCCACGGCAATCGCCAACATGCAGGCGATCACCGAACGCTTTGGCCCGTCGCACATGGCCTTCCTGGTGGTGCCGATGGTCGGTGCGTTCTTTATCGATATCGTCAATGCCCTGGTGATTAAGCTCTACCTGATGTTGCCGATTTTTGCGGGTTAA
- a CDS encoding IS66-like element ISCro1 family transposase, with protein sequence MDTSLAHENARLRALLQTQQDTIRQMAEYNRLLSQRVAAYASEINRLKALVAKLQRMQFGKSSEKLRAKTERQIQEAQERISALQEEMAETLGEQYDPVLPSALRQSSARKPLPASLPRETRVIRPEEECCPACGGELSSLGCDVSEQLELISSAFKVIETQRPKLACCRCDHIVQAPVPSKPIARSYAGAGLLAHVVTGKYADHLPLYRQSEIYRRQGVELSRATLGRWTGAVAELLEPLYDVLRQYVLMPGKVHADDIPVPVQEPGSGKTRTARLWVYVRDDRNAGSQMPPAVWFAYSPDRKGIHPQNHLAGYSGVLQADAYGGYRVLYESGRITEAACMAHARRKIHDVHARAPTDITTEALQRIGELYAIEAEVRGCSAEQRLAARKARAAPLMQSLYDWIQQQTKTLSRHSDTAKAFAYLLKQWDALNVYCSNGWVEIDNNIAENALRGVAVGRKNWMFAGSDSGGEHAAVLYSLIGTCRLNNVEPEKWLRYVIEHIQDWPANRVRDLLPWKVDLSSQ encoded by the coding sequence ATGGACACCTCACTTGCTCATGAGAACGCCCGCCTGCGGGCACTGTTGCAGACGCAACAGGACACCATCCGCCAGATGGCTGAATACAACCGCCTGCTCTCACAGCGGGTGGCGGCTTATGCTTCCGAAATCAACCGGCTGAAGGCGCTGGTTGCGAAACTGCAACGTATGCAGTTCGGTAAAAGCTCAGAAAAACTTCGTGCAAAAACCGAACGGCAGATACAGGAAGCTCAGGAGCGAATCAGCGCACTTCAGGAAGAAATGGCGGAAACGCTGGGTGAGCAATATGACCCGGTACTGCCATCCGCCCTGCGCCAGTCTTCAGCCCGTAAACCGTTACCGGCCTCACTTCCCCGTGAAACCCGGGTTATCCGGCCGGAAGAGGAATGCTGTCCTGCCTGTGGTGGTGAACTCAGTTCTCTGGGATGTGATGTGTCAGAGCAACTGGAGCTTATCAGCAGCGCCTTTAAGGTTATCGAAACACAACGTCCGAAACTGGCCTGTTGCCGGTGCGACCATATCGTGCAGGCACCAGTACCTTCAAAACCCATTGCACGCAGTTATGCCGGAGCGGGGCTTCTGGCCCATGTTGTCACCGGGAAATATGCAGACCATCTGCCGTTATACCGCCAGTCAGAAATATACCGTCGTCAGGGAGTGGAGCTGAGCCGTGCCACACTGGGGCGCTGGACCGGTGCCGTTGCTGAACTGCTGGAGCCGCTGTATGACGTACTGCGCCAGTATGTGCTGATGCCCGGTAAAGTCCATGCCGATGATATCCCCGTCCCGGTCCAGGAGCCGGGCAGCGGTAAAACCCGGACAGCCCGGCTGTGGGTCTACGTCCGTGATGACCGCAACGCCGGTTCACAGATGCCCCCGGCGGTCTGGTTCGCGTACAGTCCGGACCGGAAAGGTATCCATCCACAAAATCACCTGGCCGGTTACAGCGGTGTGCTTCAGGCCGATGCTTACGGTGGTTACCGGGTGTTATACGAATCCGGCAGAATAACGGAAGCCGCGTGTATGGCTCATGCCCGGAGAAAAATCCACGATGTGCATGCAAGAGCGCCCACCGACATCACCACGGAAGCCCTGCAGCGTATCGGTGAACTGTATGCTATCGAGGCAGAGGTCCGGGGCTGTTCAGCAGAACAGCGTCTGGCGGCAAGAAAAGCCAGAGCCGCGCCACTGATGCAGTCACTGTATGACTGGATACAGCAACAGACGAAAACACTGTCGCGTCACTCAGATACGGCAAAAGCGTTCGCATACCTGCTGAAACAGTGGGATGCACTGAACGTGTACTGCAGTAATGGCTGGGTGGAAATCGACAACAACATCGCAGAGAACGCCTTACGGGGAGTGGCCGTAGGCCGGAAAAACTGGATGTTCGCGGGTTCCGACAGCGGTGGTGAACATGCGGCGGTGTTGTACTCGCTGATCGGCACATGCCGTCTGAACAATGTGGAGCCAGAAAAGTGGCTGCGTTACGTCATTGAACATATCCAGGACTGGCCGGCAAACCGGGTACGCGATCTGTTGCCCTGGAAAGTTGATCTGAGCTCTCAGTAA
- the xanP gene encoding xanthine/proton symporter XanP — translation MSVSTFESENAQPVAQTQNSELIYRLEDRPPLAQTLFAACQHLLAMFVAVITPALLICQALGLPAQDTQHIISMSLFASGVASIIQIKAWGPVGSGLLSIQGTSFNFVAPLIMGGTALKTGGADVPTMMAALFGTLMLASCTEMVISRVLHLARRIITPLVSGVVVMIIGLSLIQVGLTSIGGGYAAMSDNTFGAPKNLLLAGVVLALIILLNRQRNPYLRVASLVIAMAAGYALAWFMDMLPESNEPMTQELIMVPTPLYYGLGIEWSLLLPLMLVFMITSLETIGDITATSDVSEQPVSGPLYMKRLKGGVLANGLNSFVSAVFNTFPNSCFGQNNGVIQLTGVASRYVGFVVALMLIVLGLFPAVSGFVQHIPEPVLGGATLVMFGTIAASGVRIVSREPLNRRAILIIALSLAVGLGVSQQPLILQFAPDWLKNLLSSGIAAGGITAIVLNLIFPPEKQ, via the coding sequence ATGTCTGTTTCCACCTTCGAGTCAGAAAATGCGCAACCGGTTGCGCAGACTCAAAACAGCGAACTGATTTACCGTCTTGAAGATCGTCCGCCGCTTGCTCAAACTCTGTTTGCCGCCTGTCAGCACCTGCTGGCGATGTTTGTCGCGGTAATCACGCCAGCATTGTTAATCTGCCAGGCGCTGGGTTTACCAGCACAGGACACGCAACACATTATTAGTATGTCGCTGTTTGCCTCTGGTGTGGCATCAATTATTCAAATTAAAGCCTGGGGTCCGGTTGGCTCCGGTTTGTTGTCTATTCAGGGCACCAGCTTTAACTTCGTTGCCCCGCTGATTATGGGCGGAACAGCGCTGAAGACCGGTGGTGCCGATGTTCCTACGATGATGGCGGCTCTGTTCGGCACACTGATGCTGGCAAGCTGCACCGAAATGGTTATCTCCCGCGTTCTGCATCTGGCGCGCCGCATTATTACGCCGCTGGTTTCCGGCGTCGTGGTGATGATTATTGGCCTGTCACTGATTCAGGTTGGGCTAACATCCATTGGTGGCGGTTATGCGGCCATGAGCGATAACACCTTTGGTGCACCGAAAAATCTGCTACTGGCGGGCGTGGTCTTAGCTTTAATCATCCTGCTTAATCGCCAACGTAACCCCTACTTACGCGTAGCCTCGCTGGTGATTGCGATGGCGGCAGGATATGCACTGGCGTGGTTTATGGACATGTTGCCAGAAAGCAACGAGCCGATGACGCAAGAGCTGATTATGGTGCCAACGCCGCTCTATTACGGACTTGGTATTGAATGGAGCCTGCTGCTACCACTGATGCTGGTCTTTATGATCACCTCACTGGAAACTATTGGCGATATCACAGCCACCTCCGACGTTTCCGAACAACCGGTTTCTGGCCCACTGTACATGAAACGTCTGAAAGGCGGCGTGCTGGCAAACGGCCTGAACTCGTTTGTGTCGGCGGTGTTTAACACCTTCCCGAACTCCTGCTTCGGGCAGAACAACGGTGTGATCCAATTGACCGGTGTTGCCAGCCGTTATGTCGGTTTTGTCGTGGCGCTGATGTTGATCGTGCTGGGCCTGTTCCCTGCGGTGAGCGGTTTTGTCCAACACATTCCCGAACCTGTTCTGGGCGGCGCTACGCTGGTGATGTTTGGTACTATCGCCGCATCCGGTGTGCGTATCGTTTCTCGTGAGCCACTGAACCGTCGGGCGATTCTGATTATTGCCCTGTCGCTGGCGGTCGGTCTGGGTGTTTCTCAGCAGCCACTGATTTTGCAGTTTGCCCCTGACTGGCTGAAAAATCTGCTCTCCTCCGGGATTGCCGCTGGCGGTATCACTGCCATTGTACTGAATCTGATTTTCCCGCCAGAAAAGCAGTAA
- the recG gene encoding ATP-dependent DNA helicase RecG translates to MKGRLLDAVPLSSLTGVGAAQSNKLAKINLHTVQDLLLHLPLRYEDRTHLYPIGELLPGIYATVEGEVLNCNISFGGRRMMTCQISDGSGILTMRFFNFNAAMKNSLATGRRVLAYGEAKRGKYGAEMIHPEYRVQGDLSTPELQETLTPVYPTTEGVKQATLRKLTDQALDLLDTCAIEELLPPELSQGMMTLPEALRTLHRPPPTLQLSDLETGRHPAQRRLILEELLAHNLSMLALRAGAQRFHAQPLSASDALKDKLLAALPFKPTGAQARVVAEIERDMALDVPMMRLVQGDVGSGKTLVAALAALRAIAHGKQVALMAPTELLAEQHANNFRNWFEPLGIEVGWLAGKQKGKARLAQQEAIASGQVQMIVGTHAIFQEQVQFNGLALVIIDEQHRFGVHQRLALWEKGQQQGFHPHQLIMTATPIPRTLAMTAYADLDTSVIDELPPGRTPVTTVAIPDTRRNDIIDRVRHACITEGRQAYWVCTLIEESELLEAQAAEATWEELKLALPELNVGLVHGRMKPAEKQAVMASFKQGELHLLVATTVIEVGVDVPNASLMIIENPERLGLAQLHQLRGRVGRGAVASHCVLLYKTPLSKTAQVRLQVLRDSNDGFVIAQKDLEIRGPGELLGTRQTGNAEFKVADLLRDQAMIPEVQRLARHIHERYPQQAKALIERWMPETERYSNA, encoded by the coding sequence ATGAAAGGTCGCCTGTTAGATGCTGTCCCGCTCAGTTCCCTAACGGGCGTTGGCGCGGCGCAAAGTAACAAACTGGCGAAAATCAACCTGCATACCGTGCAGGATTTACTGTTACACCTTCCCCTGCGCTATGAAGATCGCACCCATCTCTATCCCATAGGTGAGCTGTTGCCGGGCATTTATGCCACGGTGGAAGGCGAAGTACTGAACTGCAATATCTCCTTCGGCGGTCGCCGGATGATGACCTGTCAGATTAGCGACGGTTCCGGCATTCTCACCATGCGCTTTTTCAACTTTAACGCCGCGATGAAAAATAGCCTGGCGACAGGTCGACGCGTATTGGCCTATGGCGAAGCAAAGCGCGGTAAATATGGTGCGGAGATGATCCACCCGGAATACCGCGTACAGGGCGATCTCAGTACTCCGGAGTTACAGGAAACCCTCACCCCGGTTTACCCAACAACGGAAGGTGTAAAACAGGCAACGCTGCGCAAACTGACCGATCAGGCGCTGGATCTGCTCGACACCTGCGCCATTGAAGAACTGCTGCCGCCGGAACTGTCACAAGGAATGATGACGCTGCCGGAAGCCTTGCGCACCCTGCATCGTCCACCGCCAACACTACAGCTCAGCGATCTGGAAACCGGGCGGCATCCGGCACAGCGTCGTCTTATTCTGGAAGAGCTGCTGGCGCACAACCTCAGCATGTTAGCGTTACGCGCCGGTGCCCAACGTTTTCATGCTCAGCCGCTTAGCGCCAGTGACGCGCTGAAGGACAAACTGCTCGCTGCCTTACCGTTCAAGCCAACGGGCGCGCAGGCGCGTGTGGTGGCGGAGATTGAGCGCGATATGGCGCTGGATGTGCCAATGATGCGTCTGGTACAGGGCGATGTAGGTTCCGGTAAAACACTGGTTGCCGCTCTCGCTGCGCTGCGTGCTATCGCTCACGGCAAACAAGTGGCACTGATGGCACCAACCGAATTGCTTGCCGAACAGCACGCCAATAATTTCCGCAACTGGTTTGAACCGCTCGGTATCGAAGTGGGCTGGCTGGCGGGCAAACAGAAGGGCAAAGCGCGGCTGGCACAGCAAGAAGCCATCGCCAGCGGTCAGGTGCAGATGATTGTCGGCACCCACGCTATCTTCCAGGAACAGGTACAGTTTAACGGTCTGGCGCTGGTGATTATCGACGAACAGCATCGTTTTGGCGTGCATCAACGCCTGGCGTTATGGGAGAAAGGCCAGCAGCAGGGCTTTCATCCTCATCAGTTGATCATGACCGCCACGCCAATTCCCCGCACTCTGGCGATGACCGCGTATGCCGATCTCGATACCTCGGTCATTGATGAACTGCCGCCAGGACGTACCCCAGTGACGACAGTGGCGATCCCGGATACGCGTCGTAACGACATTATCGACCGCGTGCGCCACGCCTGCATAACGGAAGGCCGTCAGGCGTACTGGGTTTGTACATTGATTGAAGAATCGGAATTACTGGAAGCGCAGGCAGCCGAAGCAACGTGGGAAGAGTTAAAACTGGCGCTGCCGGAACTGAACGTCGGTCTGGTTCATGGGCGGATGAAACCTGCCGAAAAGCAAGCGGTAATGGCGTCGTTTAAACAAGGCGAGCTACACCTGCTGGTTGCGACGACTGTTATTGAAGTAGGCGTCGATGTCCCCAACGCCAGCCTGATGATTATCGAGAACCCGGAGCGTCTGGGTCTGGCGCAGTTACACCAGTTGCGCGGGCGCGTAGGTCGTGGCGCGGTGGCTTCTCACTGTGTTCTGCTTTACAAAACACCACTCTCCAAAACGGCGCAAGTCCGCCTGCAAGTGCTACGCGACAGCAACGACGGATTTGTGATTGCGCAAAAAGATTTAGAGATTCGCGGCCCTGGTGAACTGCTGGGCACGCGCCAGACAGGCAATGCAGAGTTTAAAGTGGCTGATTTGCTGCGCGATCAGGCCATGATCCCGGAAGTTCAGCGCCTGGCACGCCATATTCACGAACGTTATCCCCAGCAGGCAAAAGCCCTGATAGAACGCTGGATGCCGGAGACGGAACGCTATTCGAATGCGTAA
- a CDS encoding glycoside-pentoside-hexuronide family transporter — protein sequence MKSEVLSVKEKIGYGMGDAASHIIFDNVMLYMMFFYTDIFGIPAGFVGTMFLVARVLDAISDPCMGLLADRTRSRWGKFRPWVLFGALPFGVVCVLAYSTPDLSMNGKMIYAAITYTLLTLLYTVVNIPYCALGGVITNDPTQRISLQSWRFVLATAGGMLSTVLMMPLVNLIGGDNKPLGFQGGIAVLSVVAFMMLAFCFFTTKERVEAPPTMTPMREDLRDIWQNDQWRIVGILTIFNILAVCVRGGAMMYYVTWILGTPEVFVAFLTTYCVGNLIGSALAKPLTDWKCKVSVFWWTNALLAVISLAMFFVPMQASITMFVFIFVIGVLHQLVTPIQWVMMSDTVDYGEWCNGKRLTGISFAGTLFVLKLGLAFGGALIGWMLAYGGYDAAEKAQNSATISIIIALFTIVPAICYLLSAIVAKRYYSLTTHNLKTVMEQLAQGKRRCQQQFTSQEVQN from the coding sequence ATGAAGAGTGAAGTGTTGTCCGTTAAAGAGAAAATTGGTTATGGCATGGGAGATGCCGCCAGCCACATTATCTTCGATAACGTAATGTTATATATGATGTTCTTTTACACCGATATTTTTGGTATTCCTGCCGGATTTGTCGGAACCATGTTTTTGGTCGCTCGTGTACTGGATGCGATTTCCGATCCTTGCATGGGGTTGCTGGCCGATCGAACGCGCTCTCGCTGGGGTAAATTTCGACCGTGGGTACTGTTTGGCGCACTGCCATTTGGTGTGGTCTGTGTACTGGCATATAGCACGCCAGATCTCAGTATGAACGGTAAAATGATCTATGCAGCAATTACTTATACCCTACTTACCTTACTTTATACCGTCGTCAATATCCCTTACTGCGCATTGGGTGGTGTAATTACCAATGACCCGACTCAGCGTATCTCGCTGCAATCCTGGCGTTTTGTGCTGGCGACCGCGGGAGGCATGCTCTCCACTGTGCTGATGATGCCGCTGGTTAATTTAATTGGTGGTGATAATAAACCACTCGGTTTCCAGGGCGGCATCGCGGTGCTTTCCGTGGTGGCATTTATGATGCTGGCTTTCTGTTTCTTCACCACTAAAGAACGCGTTGAAGCGCCACCTACGATGACGCCTATGCGGGAAGATTTACGTGATATCTGGCAAAACGACCAGTGGCGTATTGTCGGTATTCTCACCATTTTTAATATTCTGGCGGTGTGTGTACGTGGTGGGGCGATGATGTATTACGTCACGTGGATTCTGGGTACGCCGGAAGTGTTTGTCGCTTTTCTCACCACTTATTGCGTGGGTAACCTGATTGGCTCCGCACTGGCAAAACCACTGACCGACTGGAAATGTAAAGTCTCTGTCTTCTGGTGGACGAACGCCCTGCTGGCCGTGATTAGCCTCGCGATGTTCTTCGTTCCCATGCAGGCCAGCATCACCATGTTTGTCTTCATCTTCGTGATTGGTGTGTTGCATCAACTGGTGACACCTATCCAGTGGGTAATGATGTCCGATACCGTTGACTACGGCGAGTGGTGTAATGGTAAACGACTCACCGGGATCAGTTTTGCTGGCACGCTGTTTGTGCTCAAACTGGGGTTGGCCTTCGGAGGCGCACTTATCGGATGGATGCTGGCTTACGGTGGATATGATGCAGCAGAAAAAGCGCAGAACAGCGCCACAATTAGCATCATTATCGCGCTATTCACGATTGTTCCGGCGATCTGTTATTTGCTGAGCGCGATTGTCGCTAAACGCTACTACTCTCTCACAACGCACAATCTGAAAACCGTTATGGAACAGTTGGCTCAGGGCAAACGCCGTTGCCAGCAGCAATTCACCTCTCAAGAAGTGCAGAACTAA
- a CDS encoding AsmA family protein, producing MKFIGKLLLYIFITLLVAVVGLYFLLQTRWGAEHISAWISENSDYHLAFGAMDHRFSAPSHILLENVTFGRDGQPATLVAKSVDIALSSRQLSEPRHVDTILLENGTLNLTDQTAPLPFKADRLQLRDMAFNSPNSEWNLSAQRVNGGVVPWSPEAGKVLGSKAQIQFSAGSLSLNDVPATNVLIEGNIDNDRVTLTNLGADIARGTLTGNAQRNADGSWQVENLRLADIRLQSEKSLTDFFAPLRSVPSLQIGRLEVIDARLQGPDWAVTDLDLSLRNMTFIKDDWQTQEGKLSMNASEFIYGSLHLFDPIINAEFSPQGVALRQFTSRWEGGMVRTSGNWQRDGKTLILDDAAIVGLEYTLPKNWQQLWMQQTPAWLNTLQLKRFSASRNLIIDIDPAFPWQLTALDGYGANLTLVADHKWGVWSGTANLNAAAATFNRVDVRRPSLALTANSSTVNINELSAFTEKGILEATASVSQTPQRQTHISLNGRGVPVNILQQWGWPELPITGDGNIQLTASGDIQADAPLKPTVNGQLHAVNAEKQQVTQTMNAGVVSSGEVTSTEPVQ from the coding sequence ATGAAATTTATTGGGAAGCTGCTTCTCTACATTTTCATCACGCTGTTAGTGGCGGTAGTTGGCCTCTATTTCCTTCTGCAAACCCGCTGGGGAGCAGAGCATATCAGCGCATGGATTTCCGAGAATAGCGACTATCATCTGGCCTTCGGGGCGATGGATCACCGTTTTTCCGCGCCGTCTCATATCTTGCTGGAGAACGTCACATTCGGTCGTGATGGTCAACCCGCCACTCTGGTTGCAAAAAGTGTCGATATCGCGCTAAGTAGTCGGCAACTGAGCGAGCCACGGCATGTCGATACTATCCTGCTGGAAAACGGGACGCTGAATCTCACCGACCAGACCGCGCCGCTACCGTTTAAAGCGGATCGTTTGCAACTGCGTGATATGGCATTTAACAGTCCCAATAGCGAGTGGAATCTTAGCGCACAGCGAGTCAATGGCGGCGTCGTTCCGTGGTCGCCGGAAGCCGGTAAAGTACTAGGCTCAAAAGCACAAATTCAGTTCAGTGCTGGCTCTCTGTCGCTCAATGATGTTCCTGCCACCAATGTGTTGATTGAAGGAAATATTGATAACGATCGCGTCACACTGACTAATCTGGGTGCCGACATCGCCCGCGGGACATTAACCGGAAATGCGCAGCGTAACGCCGACGGTAGCTGGCAGGTGGAAAATCTGCGCCTGGCGGATATCCGCCTGCAAAGCGAAAAATCGCTCACCGACTTCTTTGCGCCCTTGCGCTCTGTCCCGTCATTGCAGATTGGCCGCCTGGAAGTGATCGACGCCCGCCTGCAAGGCCCGGACTGGGCGGTGACCGATCTCGATCTCAGCTTGCGCAATATGACCTTTATTAAAGATGACTGGCAGACACAGGAAGGCAAGCTGTCAATGAACGCCAGCGAGTTTATTTATGGTTCGCTGCATTTATTTGACCCGATTATAAACGCGGAATTTTCCCCGCAAGGCGTAGCACTGCGCCAGTTCACCAGCCGCTGGGAAGGGGGGATGGTCAGAACGTCAGGAAACTGGCAGCGCGATGGAAAAACGCTGATCCTCGACGATGCAGCGATTGTTGGACTGGAATATACCTTACCTAAAAACTGGCAACAGTTGTGGATGCAGCAAACTCCCGCCTGGTTAAACACTCTGCAACTGAAGAGATTCAGCGCCAGCCGCAATCTAATCATTGATATTGACCCAGCCTTCCCGTGGCAGCTCACAGCGCTGGATGGCTACGGCGCGAATCTGACACTGGTAGCCGATCATAAGTGGGGCGTCTGGAGTGGCACGGCAAATCTGAATGCTGCCGCTGCAACATTCAATCGTGTTGATGTGCGCCGCCCGTCGCTGGCGCTAACCGCCAACAGCAGCACGGTGAATATCAACGAACTTAGCGCGTTTACCGAGAAAGGCATTCTGGAAGCCACTGCCAGCGTCTCACAAACGCCGCAGCGCCAGACCCATATCAGCCTGAACGGACGCGGTGTGCCGGTGAATATTCTGCAACAGTGGGGATGGCCAGAGTTACCGATTACGGGCGATGGCAATATTCAGCTCACCGCCAGCGGCGATATTCAGGCCGATGCACCGCTAAAACCCACGGTTAACGGACAGCTCCACGCCGTAAATGCTGAAAAACAACAAGTGACCCAAACCATGAATGCTGGCGTGGTTTCCAGTGGTGAAGTTACATCGACGGAGCCGGTACAGTAA
- a CDS encoding IS256-like element IS1414 family transposase, which produces MDEKQLQALANELAKNLKTPEDLSQFDRLLKKLSVEAALNAEMTHHPGYEKNQSRPGANSRNGFSTKTVITGDGPLELRTPRDRDGTFEPQLVKKNQTRITGMDNQILSLYAKGMTTREIAAAFKELYDADVSPALISKVTDAVMEQVVEWQNRPLDAVYPIVYLDCIVLKVRQDSRVINKSVFLALGINIEGQKELLGMWLAENEGAKFWLNVLTELKNRGLNDILIACVDGLKGFPDAINTVYPKARIQLCIVHMVRNSLRFVSWKDYKAVTRDLKAIYQAPTEEAGQQALEAFAAAWDCRYPQISRSWQANWPNLATFFAYPTDIRKVIYTTNAIESLNSVIRHALKKRKVFPTDDSVKKVVWLAIQSASQKWTMPLKDWRMAMSRFIIEFGDRLDGHF; this is translated from the coding sequence ATGGACGAAAAACAGTTACAGGCTCTGGCTAACGAACTGGCCAAAAACCTCAAAACCCCTGAAGACCTCAGTCAGTTTGATCGGCTGCTGAAAAAGCTCAGCGTTGAAGCCGCTCTCAATGCAGAGATGACACACCATCCTGGGTATGAGAAAAATCAGTCCAGACCAGGAGCTAACTCCCGCAACGGTTTTTCCACAAAGACCGTTATCACAGGCGACGGTCCACTGGAACTGCGTACTCCGCGCGATCGTGACGGTACCTTCGAACCACAACTGGTAAAGAAAAATCAGACCCGTATTACCGGGATGGATAACCAGATCCTCTCGTTGTATGCCAAAGGGATGACCACCCGTGAGATAGCTGCTGCGTTCAAAGAACTGTATGACGCAGATGTTTCACCGGCACTGATATCAAAGGTTACCGATGCCGTGATGGAGCAGGTTGTAGAATGGCAAAACCGACCACTGGATGCTGTTTACCCCATTGTTTATCTTGACTGTATCGTCCTGAAAGTTCGGCAGGACAGTCGCGTCATCAACAAATCGGTGTTCCTGGCACTGGGCATCAATATCGAAGGTCAGAAAGAACTGCTGGGTATGTGGCTGGCCGAAAATGAAGGGGCGAAGTTCTGGCTCAATGTGCTGACTGAACTGAAAAACCGCGGTCTGAACGATATCCTCATCGCCTGTGTGGATGGCCTGAAAGGCTTCCCGGATGCCATCAACACAGTATATCCGAAGGCCCGCATCCAGTTATGCATCGTGCATATGGTGCGCAACAGCCTGCGCTTCGTGTCATGGAAGGACTACAAAGCCGTCACTCGCGACCTGAAAGCGATTTATCAGGCTCCCACGGAAGAGGCAGGCCAGCAGGCACTGGAAGCGTTCGCTGCGGCCTGGGACTGTCGCTATCCTCAGATAAGCCGAAGCTGGCAGGCTAACTGGCCGAATCTTGCCACGTTCTTCGCTTATCCAACGGACATCCGCAAAGTGATCTATACGACGAATGCCATCGAGTCGCTAAACAGCGTGATCCGCCATGCGCTCAAAAAGCGTAAAGTGTTCCCGACAGACGACTCGGTGAAAAAAGTGGTGTGGCTGGCAATCCAGTCTGCGTCCCAGAAATGGACGATGCCGTTGAAGGACTGGCGAATGGCAATGAGCCGCTTTATTATCGAGTTCGGTGACCGCCTGGACGGTCACTTCTGA